Genomic window (Halomicroarcula saliterrae):
ACAGTCTGGGCGTTTGAGCCGGCCTCATCGGCGAATGAAGCGATAGACGATGGTCTGTCGATGCCGAGCTTCTCGATTAGGTTGGGACCGCCAAGATGGACTAGCTCGCCGCCCACGGTTGCTTTGACCCCGAGCCCACGGAGGTTCTCGAAGTTCGAGACACTCGCTCGCTGGACGCCACGTTCGTCGGCGGCGGTCCGAATCGCGCGAGCGATCATGTGCTCAGAGTCGCCTTCCACGCCAGCAGCGACCTCGAACGCTTCTTCTTCGGACCAACCAGCTGCCGTCTCGACACCGACGACACCTTGCTCGCCCTTGGTGAGCGTCCCGGTCTTATCGAACATCACCGTGTCCAGGTTCCGAGCTTCCTCCATGGCGATACGGTCGCGGATGAGCATCCCGTTTCGGGCGGCCGTCGACGTGTTGATTGCGACGACGAGCGGGACAGCCAGACCGAGTGCATGTGGACAGGCGATGACGAGCACCGTGACGACGCGTTCCAGTACGGCGATGTTCAACCCCACCGCAATGACCCACGCCACAGCCGTGATGGCCGCCACACCCAACGCGGCGTAGAACAGCCACCCGGACGCCCGGTCGGCGAGCAGCTGTGTCTTTGACTTCGACTGCTGGGCGTCCTCGACGAGTCGCATGATGCCGGCTAGTGCCGTTTCGTCGCCCGTCTTCGTCACGCGGACCCGGAGACTGCCATCTTGATTGACCGTCCCAGCGACGACGTCTGCGCCCGGCTCTTTGTCCACTGGTCGTGATTCGCCCGTGATCATCGACTCGTCGACTGAAGAGGCCCCCTCGACGACTTCGCCGTCGGCGGGGACACTCGCTCCTGGTCGGACGAGCAGTACGTCTCCGTTCTGGAGCTCTGACACGGGCACTTCCTCGGTATCCCCACTCTCGGTGACTCGCTCGGCCGTGTCGGGCATGAGCCTGGCGAGTTCGTCGAGTGCACCGGAGGCCGCCCTGACCGACCGCATCTCTATCCAGTGACCGAGCAACATGATATCGATCAGCGTGACGAGTTCCCAGAAGAAGGGCGTCGTCCCGGGAATAAACAGGCTGGCGACAGAGTAGAGAAATGCGACTGAGATTGCCATCGAAATGAGCGTCATCATCCCCGGTGACCGGTCTTTCAGCTCGGGAATCGCCATCTTGAGGAACGGAATGCCACCGTAGGCGAACACGACCACCGCGAAGACTGGCGTTATCCAGGTGCTCCCGGGAAACGCCGGCGAGGAGAATCCGAGTGCCCCTTGGATGAACGGGCTGTAGAGGAGGACGGGTATCGACAGCGCCGTCGAGATGAAGAACCGCCGGCGGAACATCTGTTCGTGACCGGCGTGCATTCCACCGTGACCGTCGTGACCCGCGTGGTCGCCGTCTTCGCCATGACTATCGTGCGTATGCTCGTCGTGTTCCGTCCGCT
Coding sequences:
- a CDS encoding copper-translocating P-type ATPase — its product is MFRRRFFISTALSIPVLLYSPFIQGALGFSSPAFPGSTWITPVFAVVVFAYGGIPFLKMAIPELKDRSPGMMTLISMAISVAFLYSVASLFIPGTTPFFWELVTLIDIMLLGHWIEMRSVRAASGALDELARLMPDTAERVTESGDTEEVPVSELQNGDVLLVRPGASVPADGEVVEGASSVDESMITGESRPVDKEPGADVVAGTVNQDGSLRVRVTKTGDETALAGIMRLVEDAQQSKSKTQLLADRASGWLFYAALGVAAITAVAWVIAVGLNIAVLERVVTVLVIACPHALGLAVPLVVAINTSTAARNGMLIRDRIAMEEARNLDTVMFDKTGTLTKGEQGVVGVETAAGWSEEEAFEVAAGVEGDSEHMIARAIRTAADERGVQRASVSNFENLRGLGVKATVGGELVHLGGPNLIEKLGIDRPSSIASFADEAGSNAQTVIYLIQDESEVVAAFALADVIREESRQAIDALHAMDIEVAMLTGDSEDVAKAVSEELGIDQYFAEVLPEEKDTKVEQLQSEGKLVAMVGDGVNDAPALTRADVGIAIGSGTDVAIESGDIILVENNPRDVVRLIKLSKASYRKMQENLVWATGYNVFALPLAAGVLAPIGILLSPAIGAVFMSLSTVIVAINARRLRGVDLS